The Stegostoma tigrinum isolate sSteTig4 chromosome 41, sSteTig4.hap1, whole genome shotgun sequence genome has a window encoding:
- the fbl gene encoding rRNA 2'-O-methyltransferase fibrillarin, which produces MKPGFSPRGGGRGGFGDRGGRGGRGRGGGFGGRGGFGDRGGRGGGRGAGFRSPGGRGGGGGRGGGRGGRGGRGGFRGGAKVTVEPHRHEGVFICRGKEDALVTRNLVPGESVYGEKRIGVEEADTKIEYRAWNPFRSKLAAAILGGIDQIHIKPGAKVLYLGAASGTTVSHVSDIVGPEGLVYAVEFSHRSGRDLINVAKKRTNIIPIIEDARHPHKYRMLLGKLGLQTALSPGAGSKCCVCSS; this is translated from the exons GATTTTCTCCACGTGGCGGTGGGAGGGGTGGCTTTGGAGACCGCGGGGGGCGAGGAGGACGAGGGCGTGGAGGCGGTTTCGGAGGACGAGGCGGCTTTGGTGAccgaggagggagaggaggaggtcGAG GTGCTGGTTTCCGGTCACCAGGAGGCCGGGGTGGAGGTGGTGGCAggggaggaggaagaggtggcaggggaggaagaggtgggttccGTGGTGGAGCCAAGGTGACAGTGgaaccacacagacacgagg gGGTGTTTATCTGCCGTGGCAAAGAAGACGCACTGGTGACGAGGAACCTGGTTCCAGGGGAGTCCGTGTATGGGGAGAAGAGAATTGGGGTTGAG GAAGCAGACACCAAGATTGAGTACAGAGCCTGGAACCCATTTCGATCGAAACTCGCCGCTGCGATCCTTGGTGGCATTGACCAGATTCACATCAAGCCAGGAGCCAAAGTGCTGTACCTGGGAGCAGCATCTGGCACCACTGTTTCCCATGTGTCAGATATTGTGGGACCT GAAGGCTTGGTCTACGCAGTTGAGTTCTCTCACCGGTCTGGCCGTGATCTCATCAATGTGGCTAAGAAACGGACGAACATCATCCCTATTATTGAGGATGCCAGGCACCCACACAAGTACCGCATGCTCCTCGGTAAGTTGGGTCTGCAAACTGCTTTGTCACCGGGAGCTGGATCCAAGTGCTGTGTTTGCTCGAGTTAA